The window AATAAAAGAAATGGCAACACACAAAAAACCATTATTACTAAAAATGGTTCAATCGCAATTGATGTACCAAGAGATCGAAATAGTACTTTTGAACCAGTAATTATTCCAAAAAGACAAAGAAGATTTGATAACTTTGATCAAAAAGTAATTTCTTTATATGCAAGAGGAATGACAATTTCTGATATCAAAGCACAATTGCAAGAATTCTATCACGGAGCAGAAATTTCAGAAAGTTTAATTAGTCAAATAACTGATGATGTTATTGAAGAAGTTAAAATGTGACAAACTAAACCTTTAGAGAAGATTTATCCGATTGTTTATTTTGATTGTATTGTTGTTAAAGTAAAGCAAGATAAACGAATAATAAATAAAGCAGAATATCTTGCCTTAGGAATTAATTTAGATGGTTTAAAAGATATTTTAGGAATGTGAATTAGTGAGAATGAGGGAGCCAAATTTTGACTTAATAATCTTACGGAAATGAAAAATCGTGGCTTACAAGATATTCTTGTTGCTTGTAGTGATAATTTAACTGGGATGTCTGATGCAATAGAAGCTGTTTTCCCAAAAACACAGCATCAATTATGCATTGTTCATCAAATTCGCAATAGTTTAAAATTTGTTCCTTACAAAGATCGCAAACTTGTAGCTAATGATTTAAAATCAATTTATACAGCAATTAATGAAGAAATAGCGTTAATTGCTTTAGATCATTTTTCAGAAAAATGAAATAAAAAGTATCCACAAATTACTAAATCATGAAAAAATAACTGAAATAATTTAATAATTTTTCTTGAATATCCTCAGGAATTTAGAAGAATTATTTACACAACTAATGCGATTGAATCTGTTAATAGTCAATTAAGAAAAGTCATTAAGAATAAAAAGATTTTTCCTAATGACGCATCAGTTTTTAAAATATTTTATTTAGCATTTCAAAATATGGTTAAGAAATGAACGATGCCAATTCAAAATTGGGGTAGTGCAATTTTGAATTGGCATCGTTCAATATTTTAAAAAATGTAAAACTACCCAAAGAAAGATGGCTTTTTACGATAACAACACCTTTGAACAACTAAACAACTTTTTCATTTTTTCTATTTTAACAAAATAAGAAACCAGTAATTAATTAAAATTACTGGTTTGAATATTTTTCTTGTTTTTATAAGAAATTTAAACTTGTTGTGCTTGTTTTAATTAAAGTTATTGTTCTAAATAGGCTAATATCGTTTTTATAAAACCTTATACTATAGTAGTAACTGTATTTGTTCTTACCGGCCCTTCTCTTTCTGATGAAAAAAATGCGCCACCGTTAAATGTTATTTTATCATTGTTTTTATCTATAGTAATTTCATTGGGTAATAAACTATATTTTTGTAATATTTGCATTACTTCTGTAATTGATAATGTAATTATTTGTTCTTTATTGTTATCATCAATTATTTTGGCAGTAATATTTCCTGTAATTTTTTGTTTTAAATTTAATATAACTTTAGATGTAATTATTCTTACTGGATAAGTAATTTTTAATTTTTCATTGGGATTAAGTTCAAATTTATCAGCGGGTTCCTTAAAAATACTTAAAATCATTTCTTGTTCTTGTTTATTTGTGTTTGATAAATCAAATTCATTTGATAATACATTAATGATTTCAGAATTTTTATTATTTATATTTGTAAAATCTGTTAATTTCATTTCATCATCAGAATTTATGTTTCAACCATTTAATTTATTTTCTTGTTTTGTTGTAGTTAATCCTGTTGTAATTTGAAATACTAATTTTGATTTTGAATTATATTCACAAGCAGGTACATTAAATGATCTTATATTTGGAGTTTTATTGATAATTTCTCTATCAGGACATACATTTTTAGGAACATTAGATCATAAAAATGAATTTTCTTTTTTTGTTATTTCAATATCTGAAAAATTTAAATTATTAGTATCAATATAATTTATTTCCTTAAATTTTAAATTAGGATTTTCATCTCGAAATTTAAAAAATAATGCTTTTTAAATTAATTCACTTAAATTAATAATTTTATTTGGTCCTGTCCAAAATTCTGTGTTTCGATAATTCATTCTGAATTATACTTAAACGAAGGAGAACAGAAAATGACAAAAAAAAAAAAATAAAAAAAGAACCTGATGCAATTGATAAAGTTGTTGATTATTTTTTAGAAAATATTGATAATCCACAAGATTTATTTAAAGGCAATACTATTTTTCAGGAATTTACCAAAAAATTAACTGAACGAATGTTAAATACGGAAATTAAAGATCATCTTGAAACTGATGAGAATCATAATAAAAGAAATGGCAACACACAAAAAACCATTATTACTAAAAATGGTTCAATCGCAATTGATGTACCAAGAGATCGAAATAGTACTTTTGAACCAGTAATTATTCCGAAAAGACAAAGAAGATTTGATAACTTTGATCAAAAAGTAATTTCTTTATATGCAAGAGGAATGACAATTTCTGATATCAAAGCACAATTGCAAGAATTCTATCACGGAGCAGAAATTTCAGAAAGTTTAATTAGTCAAATAACTGATGATGTTATTGAAGAAGTTAAAATGTGACAAACTAAACCTTTAGAGAAGATTTATCCGATTGTTTATTTTGATTGTATTGTTGTTAAAGTAAAGCAAGATAAACGAATAATAAATAAAGCAGTTTATCTTGCCTTAGGAATTAATTTAGATGGTTTAAAAGATATTTTAGGAATGTGAATTAACGAGAATGAGGGAGCCAAATTTTGACTTAATAATCTTACGGAAATGAAAAATCGTGGCTTACAAGATATTCTTGTTGCTTGTAGCGATAATTTAACTGGAATGTCTGATGCAATAGAAGCTGTGTTCCCAAAAACACAGCACCAATTATGCATCGTTCATCAAATTCGTAATAGTTTAAAATTTGTCCCTTATCCCTTACAAAGATCGCAAACTTGTAGCTAATGATTTAAAATCAATTTATACAGCAATTAATGAAGAAATAGCGCTAGTTGCTTTAGATCATTTTTCTGAAAAATGAAATAAAAAGTATCCACAAATTACTAAATCATGAAAAAATAACTGAAATAATTTAATAATTTTTCTTGAATATCCTCAAGAATTTAGAAGGATTATTTACACAACTAATGCGATTGAATCTGTTAATAGTCAACTAAGAAAAGTCATTAAGAATAAAAAGATTTTTGCTAATGACGCATCAGTTTTTAAAATATTTTATTTAGCATTTCAAAATATGGTTAAGAAATGAACGATGCCAATTCAAAATTGGGGTAGTGCAATTTCACATTTAATGATAAAATTTGAGGACACAGAGTGAATTTAAAAGTTAATTACTTAGAGACACAGTTAATTGTACAATCCCTATTATTTAATTTCTTTTAATTTTGTCGAAAACTCTTTTTAATTTTGTCGAAAACTCTTGATAAAATAAAAAAAATCATCAACTTGATAATTTTAAAAGGCTTTTATGTAAAATTACTATTTTTACTTTAACTTTTTTATATATTAAAATATAATACCGCTGTTTGTTGGTTTGGAGTTAAACCCTTATGTTGGTATTTTCATTTTCAGAGATTTAAATAATTTTGAATATTAGTAAAACCTAAACCATGATAATGAATTAAGGCTTCTTTAAGACTAGATTGTAATTTACTGATTTTATTTAAGTTACGATAACTAGCTTCAGAATTAATTGTTGTTTTAGTTACACATAAAGTAGAATTTGTTTGTTTTGCTACTAAAAAATATAATTTTTGCATATCAGAAGTAATAATTGAATTTTCGTTAATTAATTCTTTGTTCATATTTTCAATAACTCATTGTTTTTGTAAACGTTTGGTGTTTGTGGATTTAACATAAATATTGTTATTATTATCAATTGCCATTTGAATACAGCATTTAGTATTAGTTGCGAATGGGTCAAGGTGAATTCTTCGTGGATCAGTTTTATATTTGAAATTTCCTTTGTGGATTTCTTTAATAAATGTTTCATCGATTTGGATTTTACCAGATAATTTTTTAAATTTTAATTGGGTATTTTCTAATTGTTTTGATTTCATTAATTTTTGACGATTATATCAAGCAGTTTTTAATGTAGTTTTAATAAAACGAGAAATTGTTTTACTAGATTGCCCCAGCAATGAAATTTGAATCAATAAATTTCATTGTTCATAATTTAAATGACTTCAATAAATAAAATAATTACGAAAAGCGTCAAAACTTGCACGGCAATTTTTACATAAATATTTTTGTTTTCCTTCTGAATTATGTCCATTTTTAACGCAATGGTAAGATTCACATTTAGGGCATTTAAATACCTTGCGCTCTAAATTTTTGATCAATTTCATTTAAACGTTTTTGTTTTTTTATTAATTCTGCTTGTTGTTTGACTTTTTCATAAAATTCTAAAAATTGATCATCTGTTAAAGTATTTACTAGTTCTTGAATTATTTTTTCCATAATTATTATCCACCTCTATCATATTAAAATATACCTAAAATTAAGTATATTCAATAAATATCAAGAGTTTTCGACAAAATTAAAAAATATTTTTGATATGGTCGCAAATACTAAAACTTCTTAGATGAAATTACAAATTTTAAAAATGCTCAAAAAATTGCTCTTCTTTTAATGAAAGAATTAAACTTAGTTACTAAGGTTAGTATGTCATATAAATGAAACCCGTTTTTTATTACCATTAATCAAAGAAATTTTTGACTTATTATTTTTAGAAATGAAAGAATTATTATTCATTTACCTAATGATATTTTGGAATTTAGAAAGCTATAATATTAAAAAACTAATTAATTGAGATTAATTTTAATTACAATTACTAACATCTAATTAACAAGTAATTAACAATTTTTTAGTTATTATTAAATTTTGTGGAAAACTATTAAAAATTCAATATTTATAAAGGAAATAAATGGGGACAATAATGTGGATAACTATAATTATCCACATTTATTTATTTTTTATGGATAACTTTTTCCACTTTAAAGTTATGATATTTATAGGAAGTAATTCAAGGTGTGATTTATGAGTTATAAAGAAATGTGGGAACAAGTTAAAACAAAATTAATGGGCGAAACAATTGATCCAATTATTTTTAATACTTATATTAAAAATACTAATATTCATTCAATTACTAATAATAATGAATGTATCATTTTAGTTCGGAGTGGTTTTGCAAAAGAAATTTTAACAAAAAATTTAACTAATAAAATTCAAATTATTATTAATCAAGTTAGTAATCGGCAACTAAGTGTTAAATTCCTTGAACAATATGAAATTGAAAATATGCCCCCTCAACAATATGATGAATGTGATGATAATTTAAAAAGTAATAAGAAAAAATTTACCTTTACTAACTTTGTTAAAGGAGCTTGTAATCAAGATGCTTATCAAGCATCATTAGCTGTTGTTAAAAATCTTGGTGTTAGTTGAAATCCATTATTTATTTATGGAAATTCAGGACTAGGTAAAACGCATTTATTACATGCTGTAGAAAATGAAATTATTAAAAATAATCCTAATATTAAAATTCGCTATTTATCTTCAGAAGAATTTGGTCGCATGTTTTTAGAAATATATAATCATGGCATCGATGCGATTGAAGATTTTAAGGATTCTTTTAATAATTATCAAGTACTATTAATTGATGATATCCAATTATTAGCCAAAAGAAACAAAACTAATGAAATCTTTTTTAATATTTTTAATCGTTTTATTGATGACAATAAACAAATTATTCTAACTTCTGATAAATATCCTGATGAATTAGATGGTTTTGAACAACGGATGGTGTCACGATTTCAAAGCGGATTAAGTGTTTGTTTAGATGCTCCTGATTTTGAAACAGCTTTAAATATCTTAAATCTAAAAGTTAAAGAAGTTAATTATAATGCAACGGTTTTTGCCAAAGAAGTTTTAGAATTTATTGCCTTAAATTTTAATACTGATGTTCGGAAATTAGAAGGAGCTTTAAATCGGATGATTTTCTTCTCAGTGATGAACATTAGTGCTGAAAAAATAATTGAATTAGAAGATGTTAAAGAAGCATTTAAAAGTTCAAATATTATTATTGACAAGCGAGAAAAAATTACTATTAAAAAAATTAAACAAATTGTTGCCGAATATTATAATATTCCTGTTAAGTTGCTAATTAGTAAAACTAGAGTTGCAAATATTACGATTGCCCGTCATTTAGCAATGTTTTTAGCACGAACGCTTATTATTGATGAACCGTTTTCACGGATTGGGATTGAATTTGGTGGTAAAGACCATTCAACAGTAATGAATGCCTGTCAAAAAATTGAGATTTTAATTAAAAATAATAAAGAATTTGCTAAAGTAGTTCATTTGCTAATTGCTAAATGTCAAGGATAAACTTTTTTAAACCAAAAAAGTTATTAACAAAATTATCAACAAATTATTTTAATTTTGTCGAAAACTCTTGATAAAATAAAAAAAATCATCAACTTGATAATTTTAAAAGGCTTTTATGTAAAATTACTATTTTTACTTTAACTTTTTTATACATTAAAATATAATACCGCTGTTTGTTGGTTTGGAGTTAAACCCTTATGTTGGTATTTTCATTTTCAGAGATTTAAATAATTTTGAATATTAGTAAAACCTAAACCATGATAATGAATTAAGGCTTCTTTAAGACTAGATTGTAATTTACTGATTTTATTTAAGTTACGATAACTAGCTTCAGGATTAATTGTTGTTTTAGTTACACATAAAGTAGAATTTGTTTGTTTTGCTACTAAAAAATATAATTTTTGCATATCAGAAGTAATAATTAAATTTTCGTTAATTAATTCTTTGTTCATATTTTCAATAACTCATTGTTTTTGTAAACGTTTGGTGTTTGTGGATTTAACATAAATATTGTTATTATTATCAATTGCCATTTGAATACAGCATTTAGTATTAGTTGCGAATGGGTCAAGGTGAATTCTTCGTGGATCAGTTTTATATTTGAAATTTCCTTTATGGATTTCTTTAATAAATGTTTCATCGATTTGGATTTTACCAGATAATTTTTTAAATTTTAATTGGGTATTTTCTAATTGTTTT is drawn from Spiroplasma endosymbiont of Clivina fossor and contains these coding sequences:
- a CDS encoding IS1/IS1595 family N-terminal zinc-binding domain-containing protein, with protein sequence MKLIKNLERKVFKCPKCESYHCVKNGHNSEGKQKYLCKNCRASFDAFRNYFIYWSHLNYEQWNLLIQISLLGQSSKTISRFIKTTLKTAWYNRQKLMKSKQLENTQLKFKKLSGKIQIDETFIKEIHKGNFKYKTDPRRIHLDPFATNTKCCIQMAIDNNNNIYVKSTNTKRLQKQWVIENMNKELINENSIITSDMQKLYFLVAKQTNSTLCVTKTTINSEASYRNLNKISKLQSSLKEALIHYHGLGFTNIQNYLNLWKWKYQHKGLTPNQQTAVLYFNI
- a CDS encoding IS256 family transposase produces the protein MTKKIKKEPDAIDKVVDYFLENIDNPQDLFKGNTIFQEFTKKLTERMLNTEIKDYLETDENHNKRNGNTQKTIITKNGSIAIDVPRDRNSTFEPVIIPKRQRRFDNFDQKVISLYARGMTISDIKAQLQEFYHGAEISESLISQITDDVIEEVKMWQTKPLEKIYPIVYFDCIVVKVKQDKRIINKAEYLALGINLDGLKDILGMWISENEGAKFWLNNLTEMKNRGLQDILVACSDNLTGMSDAIEAVFPKTQHQLCIVHQIRNSLKFVPYKDRKLVANDLKSIYTAINEEIALIALDHFSEKWNKKYPQITKSWKNNWNNLIIFLEYPQEFRRIIYTTNAIESVNSQLRKVIKNKKIFPNDASVFKIFYLAFQNMVKKWTMPIQNWGSAILNWHRSIF
- the dnaA gene encoding chromosomal replication initiator protein DnaA; translation: MSYKEMWEQVKTKLMGETIDPIIFNTYIKNTNIHSITNNNECIILVRSGFAKEILTKNLTNKIQIIINQVSNRQLSVKFLEQYEIENMPPQQYDECDDNLKSNKKKFTFTNFVKGACNQDAYQASLAVVKNLGVSWNPLFIYGNSGLGKTHLLHAVENEIIKNNPNIKIRYLSSEEFGRMFLEIYNHGIDAIEDFKDSFNNYQVLLIDDIQLLAKRNKTNEIFFNIFNRFIDDNKQIILTSDKYPDELDGFEQRMVSRFQSGLSVCLDAPDFETALNILNLKVKEVNYNATVFAKEVLEFIALNFNTDVRKLEGALNRMIFFSVMNISAEKIIELEDVKEAFKSSNIIIDKREKITIKKIKQIVAEYYNIPVKLLISKTRVANITIARHLAMFLARTLIIDEPFSRIGIEFGGKDHSTVMNACQKIEILIKNNKEFAKVVHLLIAKCQG
- a CDS encoding IS1/IS1595 family N-terminal zinc-binding domain-containing protein, with protein sequence MEKIIQELVNTLTDDQFLEFYEKVKQQAELIKKKKQKRLNEIDQKFRAQGIKCPKCESYHCVKNGHNSEGKQKYLCKNCRASFDAFRNHFIYWSHLNYEQWNLLIQISLLGQSSKTISRFIKTTLKTAWYNRQKLMKSKQLENTQLKFKKLSGKIQIDETFIKEIHKGNFKYKTDPRRIHLDPFATNTKCCIQMAIDNNNNIYVKSTNTKRLQKQWVIENMNKELINENLIITSDMQKLYFLVAKQTNSTLCVTKTTINPEASYRNLNKISKLQSSLKEALIHYHGLGFTNIQNYLNLWKWKYQHKGLTPNQQTAVLYFNV